The Paenibacillus sophorae genome has a segment encoding these proteins:
- a CDS encoding PTS sugar transporter subunit IIC, with protein sequence MKKIEDFMNKYIAPIAKFMNENIFFASLAEAFIRLLPITLGGAFILFIGNFPFQPWLDLLKSLGLDAHFAAAQVATMNIIAMLTAFTFAHAYTKRAGYEPLSAGLLSLVSFLILVPQQISIPVVEKTLEKFPYDTTVTAMSNISAYDTNFLGSNGIFAAILVGWIVGALYSFLAKKNLVIKMPSSVPPMVSESFRPILSSGIILLVFLVIRIAFKEVPFLSDYGNAFSLISSIFQAPIKNTLASPVPMILVMTFGNFLWFFGVHPNTINSVITPVIMATIVENQNAFLAHEKLPYLTFAIVILAVGNAFGGTGSSIGLVIAMIRAKSKRYKELFKLAAAPGIFNINEPLIFGFPIMLNPIFFLPMILTPLVNGFATLGLIKVLNITKFNPMLVLPWTTPGIIVSGFQGGIKLFIIGATIVILSTLVWKPFFGIADRLALLEEEKSKG encoded by the coding sequence ATGAAAAAGATTGAAGATTTTATGAACAAGTATATTGCACCTATTGCTAAATTTATGAATGAAAACATATTTTTTGCTTCTTTGGCTGAAGCATTTATTCGATTATTGCCCATTACATTAGGTGGGGCATTTATCCTATTCATTGGGAATTTTCCATTTCAACCTTGGCTTGATTTACTAAAAAGTTTAGGGCTTGATGCACATTTTGCTGCAGCACAAGTAGCAACAATGAACATCATCGCCATGCTGACGGCATTTACTTTTGCTCATGCTTATACAAAAAGGGCTGGATATGAACCATTATCAGCGGGATTACTCTCACTTGTTTCATTTCTAATTTTAGTCCCGCAACAAATTAGCATTCCAGTGGTAGAGAAAACATTAGAAAAATTTCCGTATGATACAACTGTGACAGCGATGTCAAATATTAGTGCATATGACACCAATTTTCTTGGCTCTAATGGGATTTTTGCCGCTATTCTAGTCGGTTGGATTGTTGGTGCATTATATTCTTTCCTTGCCAAGAAAAATCTTGTCATCAAAATGCCGTCAAGTGTGCCACCAATGGTTTCAGAATCATTTCGTCCAATTTTATCATCAGGAATTATTTTACTTGTATTTTTAGTCATTCGCATTGCTTTTAAAGAAGTTCCTTTCCTAAGTGATTATGGAAATGCCTTCTCATTAATTAGCAGTATCTTTCAAGCACCAATAAAAAATACATTGGCTTCACCTGTTCCGATGATACTCGTGATGACCTTTGGGAATTTCCTTTGGTTCTTTGGAGTTCATCCAAATACAATTAATTCAGTCATTACTCCTGTAATCATGGCAACAATTGTTGAAAACCAAAATGCTTTTCTAGCTCATGAAAAACTACCTTATTTGACATTTGCAATCGTTATACTTGCAGTTGGGAATGCGTTCGGTGGCACTGGGTCATCTATTGGTTTAGTGATTGCGATGATTCGGGCAAAATCAAAACGATACAAAGAATTATTTAAATTAGCCGCTGCTCCAGGTATTTTTAATATCAATGAACCATTGATTTTTGGTTTTCCGATTATGCTGAATCCAATCTTTTTTCTTCCAATGATTTTGACACCTCTTGTCAATGGCTTTGCGACGTTAGGTTTAATCAAAGTGTTAAATATTACGAAATTTAATCCAATGTTAGTACTTCCTTGGACAACTCCAGGAATCATTGTTTCAGGTTTTCAAGGTGGAATAAAATTATTTATCATTGGTGCTACGATTGTCATATTATCTACCCTTGTTTGGAAACCATTCTTTGGCATAGCAGATAGATTGGCATTGCTAGAGGAAGAAAAATCAAAAGGATAA
- a CDS encoding PTS lactose/cellobiose transporter subunit IIA translates to MENMEVIMGIIMNAGDAKSSAVEAIQAAKNGEFEKAEELLQHASSALVGAHRSQTSLLTKAAQGDKVEITIYMVHAQDHLMTTIAFNDLAKELVDLYKKLA, encoded by the coding sequence ATGGAAAATATGGAAGTGATCATGGGTATTATTATGAACGCAGGAGATGCAAAGTCTTCCGCAGTTGAGGCTATTCAGGCAGCAAAAAATGGTGAATTTGAAAAAGCAGAAGAACTGTTACAACACGCAAGTAGTGCGTTGGTAGGAGCGCATCGTTCACAAACGAGTTTGTTGACCAAAGCAGCTCAAGGGGACAAAGTGGAAATTACCATTTATATGGTACACGCCCAAGACCACTTAATGACAACGATTGCCTTTAACGATTTAGCAAAAGAGCTTGTTGATTTATACAAAAAATTGGCATAG
- a CDS encoding 6-phospho-beta-glucosidase, which translates to MALKKDFLWGGAVAAHQIEGAWQEGGKGLSIADVMTAGSNGVDRRITDGVLDGENYPNHEAIDFYHHYNEDVALFKELGLKAFRTSIAWSRIFPKGDEEAPNEEGLKFYDDLFDELLNAGIQPVITLSHFEIPYHLAKEYGGFRNKKCIDFFVRYAKVVMNRYKDKVKYWMTFNEINNQADGQSELHAWTNSAIQFIDGENKEEVIYQAGLNELIASAKVIKLGHEINPEFQIGCMMAYVPLYPYSCNPDDMMASVKVMNRRFFYSDIHARGEIPAYILKEWETKGYKIDYSPEELTNLKEGTVDFIGFSYYMSGAVSTLKDVVEKFPVTEYPNAKLVVNPYIEASDWGWPIDAIGLRYTLNIIHQRYNLPMFIVENGFGAYDKVEEDGSIQDPYRVAYLSQHIKEMVTAVEEDGVDLLGYTPWGIIDIVSFGTGEMEKRYGFIYVDKDNLGNGTLKRSKKDSFYWYQEVIRKNGI; encoded by the coding sequence ATGGCACTAAAAAAGGATTTCTTATGGGGTGGAGCAGTTGCCGCTCATCAGATTGAAGGGGCTTGGCAAGAAGGTGGCAAAGGTCTCAGTATCGCTGATGTGATGACCGCTGGAAGCAATGGCGTAGACCGTCGTATTACTGACGGTGTGCTTGATGGAGAAAACTATCCCAATCATGAAGCGATTGATTTTTATCATCATTACAACGAAGATGTAGCATTATTCAAAGAACTAGGCTTAAAAGCTTTTCGTACTTCTATTGCTTGGTCTCGGATTTTTCCAAAAGGGGACGAAGAAGCACCGAATGAAGAGGGATTGAAATTTTATGATGACTTATTTGATGAGTTGTTAAATGCAGGAATTCAGCCAGTCATTACCTTATCTCACTTTGAAATTCCCTATCATTTAGCAAAAGAATATGGTGGTTTTCGTAATAAAAAATGTATTGATTTCTTTGTTCGCTATGCCAAGGTCGTGATGAATCGCTACAAGGACAAAGTGAAATATTGGATGACCTTTAATGAAATTAATAATCAAGCAGATGGACAAAGCGAGTTGCACGCTTGGACAAACTCAGCTATTCAGTTTATTGATGGAGAAAATAAAGAAGAAGTTATTTATCAAGCGGGTCTGAATGAATTAATTGCAAGTGCGAAAGTCATAAAGTTAGGGCATGAAATCAATCCGGAATTTCAAATCGGCTGCATGATGGCGTATGTACCTCTCTATCCATATTCTTGTAACCCGGATGACATGATGGCTTCTGTGAAAGTGATGAACCGCAGATTTTTCTACAGTGATATTCATGCTCGTGGAGAAATTCCTGCATACATTTTAAAAGAATGGGAAACAAAAGGATATAAAATTGACTACTCACCAGAAGAATTAACTAACTTAAAAGAAGGAACCGTTGATTTTATCGGATTTAGTTATTATATGTCGGGTGCTGTAAGCACACTAAAAGATGTAGTAGAAAAGTTTCCAGTGACTGAATATCCAAATGCAAAACTTGTTGTCAATCCTTATATCGAAGCAAGTGACTGGGGCTGGCCGATTGATGCCATTGGTTTAAGATATACACTGAACATTATCCACCAACGCTATAATTTACCAATGTTTATCGTTGAAAATGGTTTTGGAGCCTATGATAAAGTGGAGGAAGATGGAAGTATTCAAGATCCATATCGTGTGGCATATTTGAGTCAACATATAAAAGAAATGGTGACAGCAGTGGAAGAAGATGGTGTGGATTTACTTGGTTACACTCCTTGGGGAATTATCGACATCGTAAGTTTTGGAACAGGCGAAATGGAAAAACGTTATGGCTTCATTTATGTAGATAAAGATAATCTAGGAAATGGAACTTTAAAACGCAGTAAAAAAGATTCATTTTATTGGTATCAAGAAGTCATTCGAAAAAATGGTATTTAA
- a CDS encoding PTS sugar transporter subunit IIB, with product MKNMGLFGFGKKKGESIKADIVKEKVQEKESVEPKFEGHLTVRIFCSAGASTSLWARNVQKAMDEKGLDAEIRAYSTSVVYEEGVKADVILIGPQTRYVEQDVKNKFPEKKVAVVPVQIFGLMNGEKGLEFIISLL from the coding sequence ATGAAAAATATGGGATTATTTGGTTTTGGAAAAAAGAAAGGAGAAAGCATAAAAGCAGACATTGTAAAAGAAAAAGTACAAGAGAAAGAAAGTGTAGAACCTAAGTTTGAAGGACATTTAACGGTTCGTATTTTTTGTTCAGCAGGAGCATCGACCTCACTTTGGGCGCGAAATGTTCAAAAAGCAATGGACGAGAAAGGACTTGATGCTGAAATTAGGGCATACTCGACTTCGGTTGTTTATGAAGAAGGGGTAAAAGCAGATGTGATTTTAATTGGTCCACAAACACGATACGTTGAACAAGATGTAAAAAACAAATTTCCTGAAAAGAAAGTGGCTGTTGTCCCAGTACAGATTTTTGGTTTGATGAATGGCGAAAAGGGGTTAGAGTTTATAATCTCGTTGCTTTAA
- a CDS encoding HPr family phosphocarrier protein, producing MGISILLIHTQDHLMNPITVKDSASEFVTLYEKISTLSRAQRIESKLGEGYVLTKTIVIQNPFGLHARPCTFFTEKAMNFSCTIHLTKGDARINAKSVLAVMSLELVKGNEVTLEVDGEREEEALEELGRLLTDIYDNEEEGYP from the coding sequence ATGGGAATTTCCATTCTGCTGATCCATACGCAGGATCATTTGATGAATCCGATTACGGTCAAAGACTCGGCTAGTGAGTTTGTAACCTTGTATGAAAAAATATCGACGTTAAGCAGGGCACAACGGATTGAATCTAAATTAGGAGAAGGTTATGTGTTAACAAAAACAATTGTTATTCAAAATCCATTCGGTCTGCATGCACGGCCATGCACATTTTTTACGGAAAAGGCGATGAATTTTTCCTGCACAATACATTTGACGAAAGGCGACGCAAGAATTAACGCGAAAAGCGTGCTTGCAGTTATGTCGTTAGAATTGGTAAAAGGAAATGAAGTCACCTTGGAGGTTGACGGCGAACGGGAGGAAGAAGCACTGGAGGAATTGGGAAGGTTGCTGACAGATATTTACGATAACGAGGAGGAAGGTTATCCATGA
- a CDS encoding acyl carrier protein, whose protein sequence is MKEIVIRIISKIKNDPKLLDTLNGSSSILHDSGMESLQIVHFILQVEDEFGCEINFDEFNMENLDSIDAFCKYIRQRNPELSGQGQP, encoded by the coding sequence ATGAAAGAGATAGTGATTCGAATAATCAGTAAAATTAAGAACGATCCGAAGCTTTTGGACACATTAAACGGCAGCTCCAGCATTTTGCACGACTCGGGCATGGAATCGCTTCAGATCGTCCATTTCATTCTCCAAGTCGAGGATGAATTCGGCTGCGAAATCAACTTCGATGAGTTCAACATGGAGAATTTGGACTCCATCGACGCATTTTGCAAATATATCCGGCAGCGCAATCCGGAGCTAAGCGGGCAAGGCCAGCCATGA